The Sinorhizobium fredii USDA 257 region CCGAGACTGATCACGCAATCACTGAGCAGAACCGTCGCGGTATCACCCGTCCGTCACACAATCGGGGATCATATTCGATCGCCGCCAGTTGTGTTCCGGATATGACCCTCGGTTGGAGAAGGCCGGCAGAAATGCAGAATGGTCGAAACATCCTGATCCTGAATGGCGGCTCTTCTAGTCTGAAGTTTGCCGTCTGCGAAAGTGCGCGTCGTGACTCATGGACGTCGCGCGGCCGGTTCGAGCGCATAGGCACGTCAGACACGCTCTTCATCGTAACGGAAGGCCGGACGGAGAGCCGCCGCGACGCCGGCTCGATCAATCATGGCACCGCCACGAGCTTCCTGCTTGATTGGTTGGAGAAACGTCTCGGGCTCGCATCGATCGCCGCCGTCGGGCACCGGGTCGTGCACGGTGGGCTCAAATATCAGGCACCCGAAGTCATCGACGATTCTATGATCGCCGAACTTCGTCGGCTGCGGCCATTTGCCCCCGAACATCTACCGACGGAACTTGACGTCATCTCGGCCTGCACAAAGCGTCTTGAAAAGGTTCTCCAGGTCGCCTGTTTCGACACCGCCTTCCACCGGGACATGCCGGCCGTCGCACGCGTCCTTCCTCTTCCAAGACGGTTCAATGCGGAGGGGGTCCTGCGATACGGCTTTCACGGCATCTCCTACACCCACATTCTGGAAAGCTTGCGCACCAGTGCTCCCGAACTGGCGTCAAAGGGGCGTCTGATCTTCGCGCATCTTGGTAACGGGGCAAGCCTCGCCGCGATCAAGGACGGCAGAAGCATTGATACGACGATGGGGTTTACGCCGGCGGCGGGTATTCCGATGAGCACGCGGTCCGGCGATCTCGATCCCGGCATCTTCCTTTACCTGCTAACAAACTCAGGCGTCGACGCGACCGGTTTCGACCGAATGATCAACCATCATTCGGGCCTCCTGGGCATATCCGAAACGAGTGGCGATCTGCGCGATCTGCTCGACCGCGAGGAAAGCGATGGCAGAGCGGCCGAGGCGGTGGCCCTCTTTTGCTACAGCGTCAAAAAGCAGATCGGTGCCTATGCGGCGGCGTTGGGTGGACTCGATCTTCTGGTTTTCACCGGAGGCATCGGGCAGCATTCGCCGGTGATCCGCAAACGGATCTGCGACGGCCTTGGCTTTCTGGGTATCGAACTCGATCCGGCGCTCAATGCCTCCGCCAAGCCAGTCATCTCTGCCGCCGGAACCGGCGTAGAGGTTCGCGTGGTCGCCGCCGACGAGGAAGCTGTCATCGCAGCAGCAGTCAACGATATTCTCACCAGGAAGGAGACCTCCCGATGACCGGCCCCCTGTCGCCAGACCTTCTGGAGCGGATGGACGCCTATTGGCGAGCCGCCAACTACCTTTCCGTAGGGCAAATCTATCTCCGCGACAATCCGCTCCTGAAGGAAAAGCTCACGCTCGCACATGTAAAGCCGCGCCTGCTCGGCCACTGGGGCACGACTCCGGGATTGAATTTCCTGTATGTCCACCTCAATCGGCTGATCCAGGCACATGACCTGAACATGATCTATGTCACGGGTCCGGGTCACGGAGGTCCCGGTCTCGTTGCAAACACTTATCTCGAGGGCACCTATTCCGAACTCTATCCGGAAGTCAGCCCGGACGAGGCCGGGCTGAAGAGGCTCTTCACGCAGTTTTCCTACCCCGGCGGCATACCGAGCCATGTTGCAGCAGAGGTTCCAGGATCGATAAACGAAGGCGGCGAGCTTGGCTATTGCCTCATGCATGCCTATGGCGCGGTCTTCGACAATCCCGACCTCATCGCAGCCTGTGTCGTGGGCGACGGAGAGGCAGAGACAGGAGCGCTCGCGACGAGCTGGCACTCCAACAAGTTCCTCAACCCGGCGCGCGACGGGGCGGTTCTGCCGATCCTTCATCTTAACGGCTACAAGATCGCCAATCCCACGGTTCTTGCACGCATCAGCCACGAAGAGCTGGAGGCTCTGTTTAGAGGCTATGGCTACCAACCGCTGTTTGTAGAGGGGGCTGATCCGCGGCAGATGCATCAGGATATGGCGGCGGCACTCGACAAGGCTCACGGAAGAATTGCCGAGATCCAGCGGCAGGCGGGCAGTGCGGGATTTTCCGGTCGCCCTGCCTGGCCCATGGTCGTGCTCCGCTCTCCCAAGGGCTGGACGGGGCCGCGGGAAGTCGACGGCAAGAAGACCGAGGGCTCCTGGCGCTCGCACCAGGTGCCGCTTTCAAAGCTGGCAGAAGTGCCGGAACACCTCGGAATTCTCGAGGAGTGGCTCAAGAGCTATCGCCCGTGGGAGCTGTTCGACGAGAGCGGCCGACTTCGCGCCAATTTGCGGGACCTCGCGCCAAGGGGCGAACGCCGCATGGGAGCGAATCCGCACGCCAATGGCGGCCTTCTCCTTAAAGATCTCAACCTGCCGGATTTTCGCCGCTACGCGGTGGAGATCAATGGTCCGGGAGCCGAGACGGCGGAGTCGACCCGCATCGCCGGCCTTTATCTCCGTGATGTCATGAAACTCAACGAGAAAGAGCGGAACTTCCGGATCTTCGGGCCGGACGAAACGGAGTCAAATCGCCTGTCGCCGGTTTTCGAGGTAACAACTCGCGCCTTCACCGGCGAGATATTGGATAGCGACACGCAGCTATCTCCTGACGGCAGAGTGATGGAAGTGCTGAGCGAGCATCTCTGCCAAGGCTGGCTCGAGGGTTACCTGCTGACAGGTCGGCACGGCTTCTTCTCGTGCTACGAGGCCTTCATCCACATCGTTGATTCCATGTTCAACCAGCACGCAAAATGGTTGAAGGTCTGTCAGGACATCCCCTGGCGTAGGCCAATTGCGTCGCTCACTTACCTGCTGACCTCCCACGTCTGGCGTCAGGACCATAACGGCTTTTCACATCAGGACCCCGGTTTCATCGATCATGTGGGCAACAAGAAGGCCGACATCATTCGTGTCTACCTGCCACCCGACGCCAATACGCTTGTCTCGGTGGTTGACCACTGCCTCCGGAGCCGCGACTACATCAACGTGATCGTCGCCGGCAAACAGCCTGAACTGCAGTGGATGGACATGGACGCGGCCGTGGCGCACTGCCGGACCGGCCTCGGCGTATGGCATTGGGCCTCAAATGACGACGGCAATCCCGACGCCATAGTCGCCTGCGCCGGCGATGTCCCGACCATGGAAGCACTCGCGGCCGTGATGATCCTGCGGGAAGCATTTCCTTCGCTGCGATTGCGGGTCGTCAATGTCGTGGACATCATGGCGCTGCAAGCGCCCAGCCAGCACCCCCACGGTATCGCGGACGAGATGTTCGATCAGATGTTTACCCACGATAAGCCCGTTATCTTTGCCTATCACGGCTATCCCTCTCTCGTTCACCGGCTGACCTACCGCCGCACCAACCATGCCAACTTCCATGTACACGGCTACCAGGAGGAAGGTACTACGACGACGCCCTTCGACATGGCCGCTCTCAACGGACTTGACCGTTTCCATCTCGCCAAGGCGGTGGTCGACCGTGTTCCTTCCCTGGCCGCAGCGCGGGAGGGCTTCGCTCGTTTCGTCGAGGGCAAACTCGCGGAACACGACGCCTACATCCGCGAGAATGGAGAAGACCTGCCGGAGATTCGAAATTGGCAATGGTCGGCCTCCGAAGCGTCGTGACGACGGCAGTTGAACGACGCCGCGCTTGATTTGCATCAAGGTGGGTTTTCTCGGCTGGCGTATCTTTGAGGTGAATAGTTTCGCGAACGTGGAGGAGAAGCGAAATGGCGACACTGCGAACGGTACTGCTGGCGACTTCACTGCTCATGCTCGCGACGCCAGCCTTTGCCGAGGACGCACATCATCCCGAGGGCACAACCGGGCAGGCGAGTGAAGAAGCCGCGCAGCAGCTTCCCGCTGCCAACCCGAGCGCTCCGATGCCGAGCGGCATGATGTGCGGTGACATGATGGGCGGCATGATGCGAATGATGGCCGGCGGACAAGATTCGATGGGTATGATGACCGGTCAGGCACCTTTGGGGCAGACCGGCATGGGTGCGATGGCCCAGATGATGGCTCCCGAACACATCGAGGGACGTGTCGCGTTCCTGAAAACGGAACTCAAGATAGTCCCTGAGCAGGAGACATTGTGGAACGCGTTTGCCGAGGTTCTGCGTGCCAACGCCCGCGGCGCTCCGGACGGCATGATGCAGACGCCGCGGGGAATGGCAGGTCCCGCTGGAGCAGCCGCGACCCCTTTGCAGCATGTTGAACTGAGCGAAAGCGCCCTGGCCGGCAGGCTCGAAAGCGTGCGGAAGCTAAAAGCCGCGCTCGCTCCTCTCTATCGGTCGCTCAACGGAGCGCAGAAACAGATGGCCGACAGGCTGCTTGTGCCTCCGATGATGGGGATGATCTAACCGACGCAGGTGAGGAGTTGATTCCGATAAGAACGCGTCACGGTACTTTGCGTCAACGACGAGTTCGCAGCGAGAGAACTACTTGCTCGTGGCGATCGGCTCACCGCTCGGTGACCGAGGCCGTTGCCGATTTTGCCGGCTCAGCCAACGTCACTGGTTAACATCCTGTGTGAGCATCCGCTCTGGGGCAATACCGGACATCCCCGGAGCTATCGGCGAGCGTCCGCAACGGGTCGGAAGCTGAAGCTTGTTTTCGCTTGGCCGAGTTAGGATCAGCTCTGTTGCCGTTTGGGGACCATATCAGGCCGGCTGCAACTCTCCCTTTCGGGCTTCTGGGCCGCCCTCATCGCCGCCGTCTTCCTGCCATCAGCCCTGCCAGTCTTCCCCGAGTGCGTCCTTCGCCTGTAGAACTCAAGGCGGGTTATGAACCGCTGGAGCCACTAGTGTTTGCTGATGCCACTTTCTGTCGGCGGATATTCGGCGATATCGCGTTGGCAGTCCTCGATCAGCCTTCTCATCTTCTCTTTGTCGGCCATGATCTGTATCCCTTGATCGGTCAATGCGAGGGGAGGTTCCCGCCCTTGTCGCATCTCGGTCGGCTCCTATCCTCTCAGCAAATCAAGATCCTGGTCATCGAAGTCGGACAAAGGTGTGGAGAACAGAACAAAACGCGAATTGTTTGTCGCCTCGACTCAACCGCTGACGTATGAAGACAGGTCAATGCTCGAGGTACTACATTGGCCTATCGCTTCCTGCATACCGCCGACATCCATCTTGACTCGCCTCTGAAAACGCTGGCTCTCCGTAATTCCGAACTTTCCGATTTGATCGGAGTGGCGACGCGGCGGGCGTTCATCCGCGTGGTCGATCTTTGCCTAGAAGAGCGGGTGGACGCGCTCGTTCTCGCAGGCGACCTGTACGATGGCGATCAGACGTCGATGAAAACGGCTCGCTTCCTCGCCGAGCAGCTTCGGCGTCTTCACGAGGCGGGCATTCGAACGTTCATCATCCGTGGCAATCACGACGCCCTGTCGAAAATCACGGCCGAGCTCCTGATGCCGGAGACGGTCAAGGTGTTCGGCGCGAGCGCAGAAGCGGTCGCGATCGACCGCGGCGCCGGCAACTTTCCGGTAGCGATCCACGGCCTCAGCTTCGCAAAGCCGCACGCCCCGCAGAGCCTGCTTCGGCACTACGCTCTTCCCGTCCCGGACGCGGTCAACATCGGCATCATGCATACGAGCCTAGGTGGATCGGAGAAGCACGACCCCTACGCTCCGTGCAGTGTCGCTGACCTGCAGCAGAGCGGGTTCCGCTACTGGGCGCTGGGTCATATCCACAAACGGTCGGTCGTCGAAGACGCCGCCTCCGTCATCGTGATGCCTGGCATGCCGCAGGGGCGCGATATCAACGAGGACGGACCCAAATCGGTGTCCCTCGTGACGATCAAAGACGACCGTTCGGTGATCGTCGAGGAGCGGCACACGAGCGTCGCACAGTTCGAGCGTCTCGTCGTCGATGCCTCGCACGTGTCGGAGTGGAAGGACATGATCGCCCAGATCTCGACCGGCCTTGAGGCGCTGCGCTCGACATTCGCCGCTGATCACCTTGTGGTGCGCATCCAGCTCCATGGTTCCGACGAGCTTGCCTGGCGCATTCGTCGCGATGTGGATCTCCTTCGCACGGAGATGGAAACGCGCGGCTCGATGATCGGCAACGTCTGGATCGACAAGGTGCAGACCGCGTGCTCCGCACCCGGTGGGATCGGCTGCGGGGCAGGCGCCCTCTCAGAATTGGCGTCGATCATAGACGGCGAGGTCAGCAGTTCGACAGCCTATCATCAGGAACTCATTTCGATAGCGGAAGAGCTTCGCGCCCAGCTTCCGGCCGAACTCCGCGACATATTTGGGACGGACGAAGCGTCCTTCAAAGATGTGCTTGCCAACATTGCTCGGGACGGTTCGTCCGAAGTAGTGGCGCGCTTGCGTGGCGCCGTGGGAGAATGAATGCGCATAAACCGGCTCGATCTCGCTCGCTACGGCAAGTTCACGGACGGGGTCCTGGACTTCGGCTCACGGCCCGTCGGTTCGCCCGACCTGCACATCATCTACGGCCCCAACGAAGCCGGAAAGTCCACGACGTTCGATGCGATCGTGGATCTCATCTTCGGCATCGGCGGCTCAAGCAAGTACGGCTTCTTGCATCCTTACCCGACCATGCGTATCGGAGCGGACATCAACGTCGCCGGAAGAGATCGCGAGTTCGTCCGTATAAAGAGGCCTCAGAACAGCCTCCTCGACGGCATGGAGCGGATCCTTCCTGACGCAGACATCAGGGCGGATCTCGGGGGCATCGACCGGGACGCGTTCACCACGATGTTCTCGCTCGACGACGATACCCTGGAGAAGGGCGGGGAAGGGATCGTTGCCAGCAAGGGAAATCTCGGAGAACTGCTTTTCTCCGCGAGCGCGGGTCTTTCGGATCTGAGCCGGCAGTTGACCGCTATTCGCGCAGAGGCCGACGGCTTCTACAAGTACCGCGCAAAGAGCGGCGCACTTGGCGAGCTCAAGACGCGGCTGGCCGAACTGAAGCAAAAGCGCGATGCGCTCGATCTGCAGGCGAGCGACTATCAGCGACTCGTCATCGAGCGCGATCGGCTGGCCCGTCTGTATGATGAGGCGATCGACGCGAGGGCAGGGACGCAGCGAAGGATCGACGAGATCAGACGCATTCTGAACGCGCTGCCCGCCATGGCTCGCCTCAGGACGCTGAAGGACCACCTTACCAGCCTCGAGGTGGTTCCCGAGCCGCCTGAGGCATGGCGACAGGAAATCTCCGAGCTCAAGGGCAAAGAGATCGAACTGCGAGTGAAGCTGCAGGACGTTTCCCGTTCGATTGCCTCCGTCGAGGAGGAAATCTCGGGCATCGCCGTCGACCCCCTCGCTTTGGCGGCGGCTGCGCAAGTCGAGGAGCTTTCGGAGCTTAGAGCGCGTTATGTGACCGCTGGAAAGGACATACCCAAGCTGTCGGCTCGTGCGGCCGAGCTGTCGATCGAAAGCATTCTTCTTCAGCTAGGCAGGCCGAGTGAACAATCTCCAAAGCGCCTTGTTCTCGACGCCCCCACAGTCGGCTCCCTCCGAGCGCTCATCGGCTCGAAGTCGGGCGTCGACGCAACGCGCCTCGCAGCACAGCGGGAGCTCGCAAGGGTCGAAAGTGCCCTCGCACAGGAGTCCGAGGCTGGAGTCGATGCCGACCTTCTGATCCCGCCGGAGCGAGCCAAGGCGTTGGAAGCGCTCCAGACAACTATCAAGGTTGCGCCGAAATCGGATCAGGAAATGGCGCTACGGTCTCTGTCGCGGCGACGCGATGCTGCGTCGGCAGCGCTGTCGGAGGTCCTGGCTGGTTTGCACCCTTGGCGAGGCACCGCGGAAGAGCTTGCGTCGCTTGCCCGTCCGTTGGCTTCAAGGCTGGAAGGTTGGAAGTCAAGTTTCTCGAGCGTTGATGAGCAGCAGCGCGCATCGAGAGCGGAGCTGGAGCGGCTTGAGCCGGAGACACGGCGGCTGGACGCTGAGATCGAAGTTCTGCGCGAACAGGCCGGAAACATAGACGAGGCGACTGCGGCCGGCAGCCGCGCCGCGCGTGAGAAAGCGTGGACGGCGCATCGGCAGCTACTGGACGCAGCATCCGCCGAAGCCTTCGAAGCAGCGATGCGGGCCGACGATCAAATCGTCGCGCAGCGGCTCATTCACTTCGCGGAGATGAGCAGGCTGAACCAGCTTCTGCAACGTCGTGCCGTGGTCGAAGCGGACATTCAAAGCCACCAGAAAATTCTCGGGACCGCGGCGTCGAGGATGGAAGCCCTGCGGTCGGAAATCGAACAATCCTTCGGAGAGATGGCCTCGGGCGGCCCTCCAGTCTACGATCCCTGGGAGCTCGAAGAATGGCTCCGCATGCGGGACGCGGCGCTGAAAGCCAAGGGCGAACTGGCGGCGATCGAGCAGGAGATCGCCGAAGTTCGCGATCAGGTCGAACACGCGAAGCGATTGCTGGCGGAGGCGCTGACCAACGCGAAGATCACTTTCCATCCGAACGCCGACATTGCGGCGCTGGTTTCCGTGGCGGAGGAAGCGGTGGATGCTTACCAGAATGCCGCGAGCGCGGTCGCGAATGTCGAGCGGCTACGGAACGATATCGCCGAACGGAAGCGTATCCTGCAGCAGGCCGACGACACTGCCAAAGCATGGCTGGCGGAATGGGAGGCCGTCTGCGGCGCATGCTGGCTTCGCGAGCTTGGGCCCGTTCCCAACGTCGGCGCCGTTGCCGAAATCCTGTCAGTTCTCGAGCGGCTTTCGTCGGCGGTCGGGGAGAGGGAAGGGTTGATCGACCGCGTCCAGAAGATGGAGAAGGACAGGGCCGTCTTCGAGTCGAGGGTGCGCGAGTTGTCCGACGCGCTCGGTTTATCTCCGGACGAGACGCCGTTCGCGCTCTTCCAGGCAATCTCCGACAAGGCCAGGACTGCGGGCTTGAACTTGGATCGTCGCGAAAAGCTTCAACGCGATCTCGCCGACATCCGAAGAGAGGAGCATGACCTAAACGTCGCGCACGAACTGCTCGCAGCAAGGGTCGCCCAGATGCTGGAGTTCTTCGGCGTCGCAAGTCTCGGCGAAGTGGAGCGCAGCATCGACGTCTCGGTACGGCGCCGCGATCTGACGAGGAACATTGCGGAAACAGAGCACGAGCTTCTCCAGATAACCGGCGCAGCCGCCATGTCAGAAGTCGAGGAACTTGCGGTCGGAGCCGACAGGCCGGCGCTGGCGGAAGAGCTCGCCAGACTCACGCCTGTTCTCGACGACCAGGATGCCAGGTGCCGCGAGGTCTTCCACAACCGATCGAAGGCCCAGGACGCGTTGGATGCGATCGGCGGCGACGCGAAGGTGGCAGCATTGGAGGAACATCGACGGACAACGCTTCTTGAAATCGAGGAAAGCGCCCGTCGCTACATGGAGTTGCGCGCGGGCGTGGCCGCTGCGGAGCATGGCTTGAGGATTTATCGGGACCGTCATCGTAGTGGCATGATGGCTCGTGCATCCGATGCGTTCAGGACAATCAGTCGAGGAGCCTATCAGGGTGTCGCCGCCCAGCCCGGAAAGGACGGCGACGTCTTGATCGCCCTGTCAGCCTCCGGCGGATCGAAGGCGGCGAACGAGCTGTCGAAGGGGGCTCGATTCCAACTGTATCTGGCACTCCGCGTTGCCGGGTACCATGAGTTCGTCGCCAACCGGACGCCGACCCCTTTCATCGCCGACGACATCATGGAAACGTTCGACGACTTCCGTGCGGAAGAAGCATTCCGCCTCTTTGCCGACATGGGCATGCAGGGGCAGGTGATCTACCTTACCCACCACAGGCACTTGACGGAGATCGCCCGGAAGGTCTGCCCAAGCGTCCGGCTGTACGATCTCGAAGAGGTGGCGAGGACAGGAGGATTGCGCGTCGTTGCCGCAGAATAGAATGGAGCTCGAACGTTCCTTGTGGTGAACCGCAGCGTTCCGCCCGCCCCGCGGAGTTGGCCGAACGCATCCAGGGAAAACGCGATCGCGTTCGCCACAACGTGCTGGCGGCGGGCCTTGCCGTTCCGCCGTGAGCAGCTTTCCCTGAAGCCAGCCCGTACGATCACCGCTTTGCCTTTCGTGCGGGAGATAGGCGCACATCCGCCGCATTCATCGCGGCCTGAAGGAATGTCACGCGCGCATATGTTCCCATTTTCGTTCTCGGCGTCAAAGTCCCCTTTAGAATCCTGTAGGCGCCCTTGGGACAGGGCGCTTTTTGAGGAAGCCGCTACGGGATCGCCAGCGGTATCCTTCAGCGCGGCGGGCGAACAGCAGCTACAATACGAGACGTTCCTGACTTCCTCCGGAAGATGCGGGTTCGACTTCCGCCACAGGCGACTTCGCACAATGATGTAGCGGCCATCCGGCTTCTCAAGAACGGTTCCTTCACCTGTGCCCTCGGGCTTCCGCTTTCGTCAGCCTGAAGAAGAACCGTCTCGGGTCGCGCTCGACGACCATCATCCCGGCGACCTGGTTGCCGTCGATCCTGCGGAAGTAGTCCGTGATCGGCTGCCGGTCGTAGACCATCGCCGCGGTCATCACGTTGTCGTCCTCCCGCATCTGCAACGACGCCGTCGTGCCCCCGGCACGAACCCTTGTCCGGATGCCTTCGCAGGCATGCAGCAAAACATTGATTACGAGTTCGCGACCGTCCCTGCTTATGCCGAACCCATGCGGCCGTTCTACCGCCAAACCCAGTGCAACCAATCGCTCGCCGATCAATTGGGGGATGACCTCCGTAGGTACTCGGCCGACTTTCGATTTCCGCCTCATGCTTCATCGCCGCCATGTCTCGGCGCCTCCTCATGACCCTGCCGTTGCGACCACCTCGACTACTATTAAAAGTCGGTCGCTATTGCGAAATGATCGGATCCACGCAGATCACAGGCTCTCACCGCCCGGCCGTCGAGGAGCGCCGGAGCATGGCAGGGAAGGCGCGCGGAACATCGCTCGCTCGCTCGCCTAGACCGCCAGATGGTCGATAGCAGCGTCCGCAACGGCGGTATCGTCGTAGGTTCGTCCGAGTCCTTCACTGAGGATCGCAATTCTCAGTTCACACCAGGGGTTTCGACAAGATCGTCGAAGCCGTCGCCACTCGTGCACCCCGCAGCCGGGAAGGGGGTTTCTTGCATTCGAACGGCTTGAGTTCGCAGTCCGCGAATTCGGCAGCGACCTTTCCCTGCTCGAAGCTGGTGTTGTAGTCCCATGCAATAGATCACCGCCCGGCCTTCCGCAGCCGCCTCGTCTGCGACCTTCTTCACGGCGCGACCACGCGCTCCCGCTCGGCTGCGTTGCGCTTGTCCGCCTCGACCTGTCGCTCGAAGCCGCGCGCGATCGCTTCGACCAGCTTTGGCGGCACCCTGCGTGCCTCGATCGCATTGGAGCATGCACCGTTAATATTGCACTTCAAGTGGACGGGCAGGAGGTCAGGAGGTCCACACGCACGGTGCCCCGGTTGAAGCGACCAGTCTTCCCCACCTGGGGAATGCCAGCGGACGACAGCAGCCTCCCTTGGCACCGCCGGTGATCCGAACGTCCCGAAAACGGCGTTGGTGTTTCGATCCGGAGTGACGTCGTATTCGGTAGCGGGATTAATCGGAATCTTGGAGATGACCGTGACTTCCAAGCCCTCGTGGGCCGCGGTCGCGGGTATGGCCAGATCCGTGACGGCCGCATGGTACTCCGGCCAGCCGAGATGCTTAGTAACGATTTCTGCGCCTCTGCGTCACGCCGAGGCTAGGCTGACCATGGTCCATCTATTCATCAGCAACGAACTTGCCGACGCGCCCACTATCCATAAGCCATTTGATATCCTGACCAGCGATATCGTCGCAACTGAAGTCGCTTCGACCTGAAGAAACAAACTCAACCTGCTGCCCCGACAGCGCTATTCCTTCGTAGGTATCCAGCGGATTTTTCGAGCAGGCCTTCAAGAATGACGCGAGGTTGGGAGAAATTTCCTCAGCCCACTCCAGCATGAGATGCCGCGTTGACGTGGGGGCCGTCCCGTAAGGCCAGTGCTGTTTCAGGAAAAGACATGGCTGACAATCGTCGTACGGAGGCGGCTCTCGCCGACCGGCATGAAATAGCACGAAACCTTCTGGATCGATCGACCAATTTCCTGCCGTCAGCATCATCCTGACGCAGGCCGATGCACAAACGGAATTGGCTGGCACCAGCAAAGGTAGGCCAATAGTTCGTAGAACAAGGCCGCCGGCTGTCGCGGCAAATCCGTACCCTCCAGGTCCCCAGATAAGCACACGCGACAAATGGTGAGAGCGCTCGCGGTAAGCAATCGCGATACGAACGGGCGTGGCATAATCGATGCCTCCATCCACGACGAGATCATCCGGATTTGCCTGGGTAAGCGCCTTAAACTTCCGGTGCTGTACAACGACCCGATGATGGGTTTCGCAATAATGATCAACAACAAACCATGAGACCACCACAATAAAAAGGCCGCCACATAACCAGATGCCTGCGGAAAGAAGATTTAATACCAAGCGTCGCAACTGCCATCTCCTTAATGAAATGGCGCCGCTCTACCGCGCACAGTTAAATGAAGTGTTGACGTGAGAACCGGGTGAAGGTCCTCCCACTCGGAATTCGGCTGATGGCTTTCAGCCGGTAGGTTCGGCAGCAATAATAGTAGCCTACCGGGAGACAAAAAATGACAGAAACGCTCAGCAACGAATTGGTCCCGCGCCGAATTGCGATGAACCGGATTGCTGGCAACGGGACTTTTCATCTGGTTTTCGTGATCGGCACGTTCGCGGCCTTGGTCGAAAAGGTTTTGAACAGCAGCACAGACTCACCTCTAATCGCCCTGGCGACCCTGATCCTCCTTTGTGTAGCTTGTTTCCTGTGTTTAGCGGGCCTTGTCGAATTCCGCGCGGCAGTGGCTGCTGGCCGAGGCAATTACATTCGCCCGGCGAGAACCGTTCTGGTTGGTTTCGCGATGGTAGCAGTGCATATTTTTGCTAAGGCGTCCTACTGCTGCGCTCCCCTCGGCTACCGATAATCTTGTGCGCCATTCAGTTCGGCTTTTGGCAAACGCGGCGGGCCTCGGGACCGCCGCGACGGCCTGCGCCGCGTCCCCCCGCGGGGAGGTCAGCCGAGTGAGGATCGGTAGGCGTCCAGGACCCGCGGAGATGGAAGCCTAGGGGTCGCGGATCGCAGTTGGCAAGAATTCAGCACGAGGTATAGCAGTGCCTTCTCACGTTGGAATCGCAAGCAAGCAAGTCTACCGTGCGTTAGGGTCGAATCAATTCAAGCGCTCGCACGATGTTCTTTCGAGTATTTTCCGCCGCTATTCCAGCCGACGCGAGAGACTGCGCCTACCTGATGGTGGACAACTGGGATGACTGGTTCTCGTTCCGGACCATGTTCACAGTCCTTGTCATCGATGAAACCGGCGTTC contains the following coding sequences:
- a CDS encoding Spy/CpxP family protein refolding chaperone, with product MATLRTVLLATSLLMLATPAFAEDAHHPEGTTGQASEEAAQQLPAANPSAPMPSGMMCGDMMGGMMRMMAGGQDSMGMMTGQAPLGQTGMGAMAQMMAPEHIEGRVAFLKTELKIVPEQETLWNAFAEVLRANARGAPDGMMQTPRGMAGPAGAAATPLQHVELSESALAGRLESVRKLKAALAPLYRSLNGAQKQMADRLLVPPMMGMI
- a CDS encoding metallophosphoesterase family protein; this encodes MAYRFLHTADIHLDSPLKTLALRNSELSDLIGVATRRAFIRVVDLCLEERVDALVLAGDLYDGDQTSMKTARFLAEQLRRLHEAGIRTFIIRGNHDALSKITAELLMPETVKVFGASAEAVAIDRGAGNFPVAIHGLSFAKPHAPQSLLRHYALPVPDAVNIGIMHTSLGGSEKHDPYAPCSVADLQQSGFRYWALGHIHKRSVVEDAASVIVMPGMPQGRDINEDGPKSVSLVTIKDDRSVIVEERHTSVAQFERLVVDASHVSEWKDMIAQISTGLEALRSTFAADHLVVRIQLHGSDELAWRIRRDVDLLRTEMETRGSMIGNVWIDKVQTACSAPGGIGCGAGALSELASIIDGEVSSSTAYHQELISIAEELRAQLPAELRDIFGTDEASFKDVLANIARDGSSEVVARLRGAVGE
- a CDS encoding acetate/propionate family kinase; its protein translation is MQNGRNILILNGGSSSLKFAVCESARRDSWTSRGRFERIGTSDTLFIVTEGRTESRRDAGSINHGTATSFLLDWLEKRLGLASIAAVGHRVVHGGLKYQAPEVIDDSMIAELRRLRPFAPEHLPTELDVISACTKRLEKVLQVACFDTAFHRDMPAVARVLPLPRRFNAEGVLRYGFHGISYTHILESLRTSAPELASKGRLIFAHLGNGASLAAIKDGRSIDTTMGFTPAAGIPMSTRSGDLDPGIFLYLLTNSGVDATGFDRMINHHSGLLGISETSGDLRDLLDREESDGRAAEAVALFCYSVKKQIGAYAAALGGLDLLVFTGGIGQHSPVIRKRICDGLGFLGIELDPALNASAKPVISAAGTGVEVRVVAADEEAVIAAAVNDILTRKETSR
- a CDS encoding phosphoketolase family protein, yielding MTGPLSPDLLERMDAYWRAANYLSVGQIYLRDNPLLKEKLTLAHVKPRLLGHWGTTPGLNFLYVHLNRLIQAHDLNMIYVTGPGHGGPGLVANTYLEGTYSELYPEVSPDEAGLKRLFTQFSYPGGIPSHVAAEVPGSINEGGELGYCLMHAYGAVFDNPDLIAACVVGDGEAETGALATSWHSNKFLNPARDGAVLPILHLNGYKIANPTVLARISHEELEALFRGYGYQPLFVEGADPRQMHQDMAAALDKAHGRIAEIQRQAGSAGFSGRPAWPMVVLRSPKGWTGPREVDGKKTEGSWRSHQVPLSKLAEVPEHLGILEEWLKSYRPWELFDESGRLRANLRDLAPRGERRMGANPHANGGLLLKDLNLPDFRRYAVEINGPGAETAESTRIAGLYLRDVMKLNEKERNFRIFGPDETESNRLSPVFEVTTRAFTGEILDSDTQLSPDGRVMEVLSEHLCQGWLEGYLLTGRHGFFSCYEAFIHIVDSMFNQHAKWLKVCQDIPWRRPIASLTYLLTSHVWRQDHNGFSHQDPGFIDHVGNKKADIIRVYLPPDANTLVSVVDHCLRSRDYINVIVAGKQPELQWMDMDAAVAHCRTGLGVWHWASNDDGNPDAIVACAGDVPTMEALAAVMILREAFPSLRLRVVNVVDIMALQAPSQHPHGIADEMFDQMFTHDKPVIFAYHGYPSLVHRLTYRRTNHANFHVHGYQEEGTTTTPFDMAALNGLDRFHLAKAVVDRVPSLAAAREGFARFVEGKLAEHDAYIRENGEDLPEIRNWQWSASEAS